One segment of Mycolicibacterium neworleansense DNA contains the following:
- the ponA2 gene encoding transglycosylase/D,D-transpeptidase PonA2 — protein sequence MSGPPAGSRSTVAKLAMHCVLAGLLAAALMFPVVGGIGIMTARLSDTVAQDSAQVLEGDAPIVTTMVDASGQPIAWLYEQRRWVVPIDRIADTMKLAIVSVEDKRFAEHNGVDVQGTLNGLLGYMRGIEDVRGGSTLEQQYVKNYNLLVNAKTDAERRAAVEISPARKLREIRIALAMDKALPKGEILARYLNLVSFGNGAFGVQDAARTYFGVDAADLTWPQAALLAGVVRSTSALNPYTNPDGALARRNLVLDTLIDYLPDRAEELRAAKAAPLGVLPQADPLPQGCIAAGDRAFFCEYVLQYLARSGLTMEDVARNGYLIRTTLDPKVQDSVKAALEKYADPNATGVASVMNVITPGKDAHRVIAMGDSRTYGLDLDANQTVQPQPFSLVGDGAGSIFKIFTTAAALDMGMGINAQLDVPGTFLGKGLGSSDTPGCPRETWCVRNARAFKSPLNVTDALAQSPNTAFAKLISQIGVPRAVDMAVRLGLRSYAEPGSARAYNPSGENADESIADYVKRQNIGSFTLGPLELNALELANVGATLASGGTWCPPSPIDKIFDRHGREVGVETVPCDQAVPEGLANTLANALGKDHSGGTATGAASSVGWKLPMSGKTGTTEAHRSSGFLGFTNRYAAANYIFDDSSSPSGLCSYPLRKCGDGTLFGGTEPALTWYAAMSPVADSFGPVALPPTDSRYVDGGPGSYVPSVTGLKVDEARKRLQEAGFQVADKTTPVNNNATRGSVVGTTPSGRTIPGSIVTINTSTGYVPPPVYIPPPNIPPPPTVNELGPPPPPNVIEIPGLPPITLPPPAPPPPPPPPPPA from the coding sequence ATGTCCGGCCCGCCCGCGGGTTCGCGGTCTACGGTTGCCAAGCTGGCCATGCACTGTGTGCTGGCCGGATTGCTCGCGGCGGCCTTGATGTTCCCCGTCGTCGGCGGTATCGGAATCATGACGGCACGACTGTCCGACACGGTGGCACAGGATTCGGCGCAAGTCCTCGAAGGTGATGCGCCGATCGTCACCACCATGGTGGATGCCTCGGGCCAACCGATCGCCTGGCTGTACGAGCAACGTCGATGGGTGGTGCCCATCGACCGGATCGCCGACACCATGAAGCTGGCGATCGTGTCGGTGGAGGACAAGCGCTTCGCCGAACACAACGGGGTGGATGTTCAGGGCACGCTGAACGGCCTGCTCGGCTATATGCGCGGCATCGAGGACGTTCGCGGCGGGTCAACCCTCGAACAGCAGTACGTCAAGAACTACAACCTTCTGGTCAACGCGAAAACCGATGCCGAGCGCCGCGCGGCCGTGGAGATCAGCCCCGCACGCAAGCTGCGGGAGATCCGGATCGCGCTCGCAATGGACAAGGCGCTCCCCAAGGGAGAGATCCTGGCCCGGTATCTGAACCTCGTATCGTTCGGCAACGGCGCCTTCGGAGTTCAGGACGCGGCGCGCACCTACTTCGGTGTCGACGCCGCAGACCTCACCTGGCCGCAAGCCGCCCTGCTGGCCGGCGTGGTGCGGTCCACGAGCGCACTGAATCCCTACACCAATCCGGACGGCGCCCTCGCACGTCGCAACCTCGTGCTCGACACCCTGATCGACTATCTGCCGGACCGGGCCGAGGAACTGCGCGCTGCGAAGGCTGCGCCGCTGGGCGTACTCCCCCAGGCCGATCCCCTTCCACAGGGCTGCATCGCCGCCGGCGACCGCGCCTTCTTCTGCGAATACGTCCTGCAATACCTGGCCCGCTCCGGCCTGACCATGGAGGACGTCGCACGCAACGGATATCTGATTCGCACCACGCTGGACCCCAAGGTCCAGGACAGCGTCAAAGCGGCGCTGGAGAAATACGCCGACCCGAACGCCACCGGGGTGGCGAGCGTGATGAACGTGATCACGCCGGGCAAGGATGCCCACCGGGTGATCGCGATGGGCGACAGCCGCACCTACGGACTCGACCTCGATGCCAACCAGACCGTGCAGCCGCAGCCGTTCTCGTTGGTCGGCGACGGCGCCGGGTCGATCTTCAAGATATTCACCACCGCCGCCGCGCTGGACATGGGCATGGGCATCAACGCTCAGCTCGACGTTCCCGGAACATTTCTGGGTAAGGGGCTCGGCAGCAGCGACACTCCCGGATGTCCAAGGGAAACCTGGTGTGTGCGCAATGCCCGGGCCTTCAAGAGTCCGCTGAACGTCACCGACGCCCTCGCGCAATCCCCCAATACCGCTTTTGCCAAACTCATCTCACAGATCGGTGTGCCGAGGGCGGTGGACATGGCGGTCCGGCTGGGATTGCGGTCCTACGCCGAGCCTGGCTCCGCCCGCGCCTACAACCCGTCCGGGGAGAACGCAGACGAGAGCATCGCCGACTACGTCAAGCGGCAGAACATCGGATCCTTCACCCTCGGGCCGCTCGAACTCAACGCCCTCGAGTTGGCGAATGTGGGCGCGACGCTGGCCTCGGGCGGCACGTGGTGCCCGCCGAGCCCGATCGACAAGATCTTCGACCGGCACGGCCGTGAAGTGGGTGTGGAGACCGTCCCCTGTGACCAGGCGGTGCCCGAGGGCCTGGCCAACACACTGGCCAACGCGCTGGGCAAGGACCACTCGGGTGGAACCGCCACCGGCGCAGCGAGTTCGGTCGGCTGGAAACTTCCGATGTCCGGCAAGACCGGCACGACCGAGGCCCACCGGTCCTCGGGATTTCTCGGCTTCACCAATCGGTACGCCGCCGCGAACTACATCTTCGACGACTCCTCGTCTCCGTCGGGCCTGTGCTCCTACCCATTGCGCAAATGTGGCGACGGCACGCTGTTCGGCGGTACCGAGCCGGCCCTGACCTGGTATGCCGCAATGAGTCCCGTCGCCGACAGTTTCGGCCCCGTGGCACTGCCGCCCACCGACTCGCGCTATGTCGACGGTGGCCCGGGCAGCTACGTGCCGAGCGTGACGGGGCTGAAAGTCGACGAGGCACGTAAGCGTCTGCAGGAGGCCGGTTTCCAGGTTGCCGACAAGACCACACCTGTCAACAACAACGCGACCAGGGGCTCGGTGGTCGGCACGACCCCTAGTGGCAGAACCATTCCCGGCTCGATCGTCACCATCAACACCAGCACGGGATACGTGCCACCGCCGGTCTACATTCCGCCGCCCAACATTCCCCCGCCGCCCACGGTCAACGAGCTGGGGCCGCCCCCGCCGCCGAATGTCATCGAGATCCCCGGGCTGCCACCGATCACGCTTCCGCCACCCGCTCCGCCGCCGCCACCGCCACCGCCACCGCCTGCGTGA
- a CDS encoding MMPL/RND family transporter, whose translation MADSRAPHKGIARWIRRFAVPVIVGWIALLAFLSATVPPLEVVGQMRSVSMSPEEAPSVIAMKRVGKVFDEFHSDSSAMIVLEAQGDGAKLDDDAHRFYNDMVDRLEADKKHVEHVQDFWGDPLTEAGAQSNDGKAAYVQVYLAGNMGEALANESVEAVQNLIRDLSPPPGLKVYVTGPTALAADQQISGDRSVKIIEGVTFAVIITMLLLVYRSIITVILVLAMVVVELSAARGFVAFLGYHNLIGLSTFATQLLVTLAIAAATDYAIFLIGRYQEARSVGEDREQAYYTMFHGTAHVVLGSGMTIAGATLCLHFTRLPYFQTLGIPMAVGMTVTVLAALTLGPAIITVASRFGKVLEPKRAMRIRFWRRLGAFVVRWPGPVLLGTILLSLVGLLTLPGYRTNYNDRNYLPTDLPAQEGYAAADRHFSAAKMNPELLLIETDHDVRNSADFLVIDRIAKRVFEVPGVGSVQAITRPQGEPLEFSTIPAQMSMGGVMQTMNRKYLTDRADDMLLQADEMQKTINTMDQMIVLMQEMSGITHSMVGKMDQMVVDIAELRDHISDFDDFLRPLRNYLYWEPHCYNIPVCWSMRSVFDGLDGVDTMTESIQQLMPDMHRLDELMPQMATMMQPQIETMRNMKTMMLTMYQTQKGLQDQMAEMQENQTAMGTAFNDSKNDDTFYLPPEIFNNADFKRGMKSFISPDGKAVRFIISHQGDPLTPEGIGLIDGIKLAAKEAMKNTPWEGSKIYMGGTASAFKDMQEGNNYDLIIAGISALCLIFIIMLIITRSLVAAAVIVGTVLVSLGTSFGLSILVWQHLLGIELHFMVMAMAVIVLLAVGADYNLLLVARLKEELPAGINTGIIRAMGGSGSVVTAAGLVFAFTMMSMVVSEMIVVAQVGSTIGLGLLFDTLVIRSFMTPSIAALMGRWFWWPQLVRQRPARGVVARAMERSGT comes from the coding sequence ATGGCCGATTCCAGAGCTCCCCACAAGGGGATCGCTCGATGGATCCGTCGATTCGCCGTTCCGGTGATTGTCGGCTGGATCGCTCTCCTCGCGTTTCTGAGCGCAACCGTTCCCCCACTCGAGGTGGTGGGTCAGATGCGCTCGGTGTCGATGAGCCCAGAAGAGGCGCCGTCGGTGATCGCGATGAAGCGCGTCGGCAAGGTGTTCGACGAGTTCCACTCCGACAGCTCGGCGATGATCGTGCTGGAGGCCCAGGGGGACGGCGCCAAGCTCGATGACGACGCCCACCGGTTCTACAACGACATGGTCGACCGGCTGGAAGCCGACAAGAAGCACGTCGAACACGTCCAGGATTTCTGGGGCGATCCGCTGACCGAGGCCGGCGCCCAGAGCAATGACGGCAAGGCCGCCTATGTGCAGGTGTACCTGGCCGGCAACATGGGTGAGGCGCTCGCCAACGAATCGGTGGAAGCGGTCCAGAACCTGATCAGGGACCTGTCCCCGCCGCCCGGCCTCAAGGTCTATGTCACCGGGCCCACCGCCCTGGCCGCCGATCAGCAGATCTCCGGCGACCGCAGCGTCAAGATCATCGAAGGTGTCACCTTCGCCGTCATCATCACGATGCTGCTGCTGGTGTACCGGTCGATCATCACGGTGATCCTGGTGCTGGCGATGGTGGTGGTCGAGCTGTCGGCCGCCCGCGGCTTCGTCGCGTTCCTGGGCTATCACAACCTGATCGGTCTCTCGACCTTCGCGACACAGCTGTTGGTTACGCTCGCGATCGCCGCGGCCACCGACTACGCGATCTTCCTTATCGGGCGATATCAGGAAGCCCGCAGTGTCGGTGAGGACCGAGAACAGGCGTATTACACGATGTTCCACGGAACCGCGCACGTGGTGCTCGGTTCCGGCATGACGATCGCCGGCGCCACGCTGTGTCTGCATTTCACCCGGCTGCCGTACTTCCAGACCCTCGGCATTCCGATGGCCGTCGGCATGACGGTCACGGTTCTTGCGGCGCTGACGCTGGGACCGGCGATCATCACCGTCGCCAGCCGGTTCGGCAAGGTCCTCGAACCCAAACGCGCCATGCGCATCCGATTCTGGCGGCGGCTGGGCGCATTCGTGGTCCGCTGGCCCGGTCCGGTGCTGCTCGGCACCATCCTGCTGTCGCTGGTCGGACTGCTCACGCTGCCCGGCTATCGGACCAACTACAACGACCGCAATTACCTGCCCACCGATCTACCGGCGCAGGAGGGATACGCCGCGGCCGACCGGCACTTCTCGGCAGCGAAGATGAATCCCGAGTTGCTGCTGATCGAAACGGACCACGACGTCCGCAATTCGGCGGACTTCCTGGTGATCGACCGGATCGCCAAGCGGGTCTTCGAGGTGCCCGGCGTCGGCAGCGTTCAGGCCATCACCCGCCCCCAGGGCGAACCGCTGGAGTTCAGCACCATCCCGGCCCAGATGAGCATGGGCGGGGTCATGCAGACCATGAACCGCAAGTACCTCACCGACCGCGCCGACGACATGCTGCTGCAGGCCGACGAGATGCAGAAGACGATCAACACGATGGATCAGATGATCGTGCTGATGCAGGAGATGAGCGGCATCACCCACAGCATGGTGGGCAAGATGGATCAGATGGTCGTCGACATCGCCGAATTGCGAGACCACATCTCCGATTTCGACGATTTCCTGCGCCCCCTGCGCAACTACCTGTACTGGGAACCGCACTGCTACAACATCCCGGTGTGCTGGTCGATGCGCTCGGTGTTCGACGGACTCGACGGTGTCGACACGATGACCGAGAGCATCCAGCAACTGATGCCCGACATGCACCGGCTCGACGAGCTGATGCCGCAGATGGCGACGATGATGCAGCCGCAGATCGAGACCATGCGGAACATGAAGACGATGATGCTGACCATGTATCAGACCCAGAAGGGTCTGCAGGATCAGATGGCGGAGATGCAGGAGAACCAGACCGCCATGGGTACGGCATTCAACGACTCCAAGAACGACGACACCTTCTATCTGCCGCCGGAGATCTTCAACAACGCCGACTTCAAGCGCGGCATGAAGAGCTTCATCTCCCCCGACGGAAAAGCGGTGCGCTTCATCATCTCTCACCAAGGTGACCCGCTGACGCCGGAAGGCATCGGGCTCATCGACGGGATCAAGCTGGCCGCCAAGGAGGCCATGAAGAACACCCCGTGGGAGGGCTCCAAGATCTACATGGGCGGCACCGCCTCGGCCTTCAAGGACATGCAGGAAGGCAACAACTACGACCTGATCATCGCCGGCATCTCGGCCCTGTGCCTGATCTTCATCATCATGTTGATCATCACGCGCAGCCTGGTGGCCGCCGCGGTGATCGTCGGCACGGTGCTGGTCTCACTGGGCACGTCGTTCGGGTTGTCGATCCTGGTGTGGCAGCACCTGCTCGGGATCGAACTGCACTTCATGGTGATGGCGATGGCGGTGATCGTGCTGTTGGCCGTCGGCGCGGATTACAACCTGCTGCTGGTGGCGCGACTCAAGGAGGAACTGCCCGCCGGCATCAACACCGGCATCATCCGGGCCATGGGTGGCAGTGGGTCGGTGGTGACCGCGGCCGGTCTGGTGTTCGCGTTCACCATGATGTCGATGGTGGTCAGCGAGATGATCGTGGTGGCCCAGGTCGGTTCGACGATCGGATTGGGCCTGCTGTTCGACACCCTGGTGATCCGCTCGTTCATGACGCCGTCCATCGCGGCGTTGATGGGCCGCTGGTTCTGGTGGCCACAGCTGGTGCGTCAGCGCCCGGCACGCGGTGTGGTGGCTCGAGCGATGGAACGGTCGGGCACGTAG
- a CDS encoding ABC transporter ATP-binding protein/permease: MNDLKPFSPSIDWSSELLHSLWWLAQAWTITALCTLAVLTLLARFTTWGRQFWTVTGGYFTGRHSLKPWLTLAAMLLSVIIGVRLSVLFSYQGNDLFTSAQVAVEGLATGNQAVKDSGIRGFWISLLTFSVLAAILVTRVLVDLFMTQRFMLAWRAWLTDRLTGDWLDGRAYYRSRFIDQTIDNPDQRIQSDIDVFTALSGPQPNTPHQTSNGTLPFGAISSIVSVISFTSILWNLSGDLSLFGIEIPRAMFWSVFVYVAFATVIAFALGRPLIRLSFNNEKFNAAFRYALVRLRDAAESVALYRGEKVERSQLRERFAAVVANYKHFVNRTMAFTGWNLSMNHIIIPLPWVLQAPRLFTGQIQLGTVNQSVAAFGAIQDALSFFRNSYDTFAGYRASIIRLHGLVTADEQSRALPSLDVADLGTDSASLVELGDVEVRNPAGEQLIDDLSLSLTAGEAMIITGKSGTGKTTLLRSIAQLWPYASGTVRCPQGENETLYLSQVPYVPLGDLRTVVSYPHQPGELSDTVLQDALLAVALPRYVDRLDEDGDWAKVLSPGEQQRVAFARLLLTKPKVVFLDEATSALDEPLEFMIYSLVRRELPDTVLVSVTHRTTVHRHHNTHLELLGEGGWRLGRVDETEPAGV, encoded by the coding sequence GTGAATGACCTCAAACCGTTCTCGCCCTCGATCGACTGGAGTTCCGAGCTACTCCACTCACTGTGGTGGCTGGCCCAGGCCTGGACCATCACGGCGCTGTGCACCCTGGCGGTGCTGACCCTGCTCGCTCGCTTCACCACATGGGGCCGGCAGTTCTGGACCGTCACCGGCGGCTATTTCACCGGGCGCCACAGCCTCAAGCCCTGGCTGACCCTGGCCGCGATGTTGTTGTCGGTGATCATCGGCGTGCGGCTGTCGGTGCTGTTCAGTTATCAGGGCAACGACCTGTTCACCTCCGCCCAGGTCGCCGTCGAGGGTTTGGCCACCGGCAACCAAGCGGTGAAGGACTCGGGTATCCGGGGCTTTTGGATCTCGCTGCTCACGTTCTCGGTGCTGGCCGCGATCCTGGTCACCCGGGTTCTGGTCGACCTGTTCATGACGCAGCGGTTCATGCTGGCCTGGCGCGCCTGGCTGACCGACCGGCTCACCGGCGACTGGCTCGACGGCCGCGCCTACTACCGGTCCCGCTTCATCGACCAGACCATCGACAATCCCGATCAGCGCATCCAGTCCGACATCGACGTGTTCACCGCGCTGTCAGGCCCGCAGCCCAATACCCCGCACCAGACCAGCAACGGCACACTGCCTTTCGGCGCCATCTCCTCGATCGTCTCGGTCATCTCGTTCACCTCGATCCTGTGGAACCTCTCTGGGGATCTCAGCCTCTTCGGCATCGAGATCCCGCGCGCGATGTTCTGGTCCGTGTTCGTCTACGTCGCGTTCGCCACCGTGATCGCGTTCGCGCTGGGCCGGCCCTTGATCCGGCTGTCGTTCAACAACGAAAAGTTCAACGCCGCATTCCGTTACGCGTTGGTGCGCCTGCGTGACGCGGCCGAGTCGGTGGCGCTGTACCGCGGCGAGAAGGTCGAGCGGTCCCAATTGCGGGAACGCTTCGCCGCCGTCGTCGCCAACTACAAACACTTCGTCAACCGGACCATGGCCTTCACCGGCTGGAACCTGTCGATGAACCACATCATCATTCCGCTGCCGTGGGTGCTGCAGGCGCCGCGATTGTTCACCGGCCAGATCCAGCTCGGCACGGTCAATCAGTCGGTGGCCGCGTTCGGGGCCATCCAGGATGCGTTGTCGTTCTTCCGCAATTCCTATGACACGTTCGCGGGCTACCGCGCCTCGATCATCCGGCTGCACGGACTGGTCACCGCCGATGAGCAGAGCCGCGCACTACCGAGCTTGGACGTGGCAGACCTCGGCACCGATTCCGCCAGCCTGGTCGAACTCGGCGACGTCGAGGTACGCAACCCGGCCGGCGAGCAGTTGATCGACGACCTCAGCCTGTCGCTGACCGCGGGCGAGGCGATGATCATCACCGGGAAGTCGGGCACCGGCAAGACCACACTGCTGCGCAGCATCGCCCAACTGTGGCCGTATGCCTCGGGCACGGTGCGATGCCCGCAAGGCGAGAACGAGACGCTGTACCTGTCGCAGGTGCCCTATGTCCCGCTGGGCGATCTGCGGACCGTGGTGTCCTATCCGCACCAGCCCGGGGAGCTGTCCGACACGGTGCTGCAGGACGCCCTGCTCGCGGTCGCGCTGCCGCGCTATGTCGACCGGCTCGACGAGGACGGCGACTGGGCCAAGGTGCTCTCCCCCGGCGAACAGCAACGCGTCGCATTCGCGAGGCTGCTTCTGACCAAACCCAAGGTGGTGTTTCTCGACGAGGCCACCTCGGCGCTCGACGAGCCGCTGGAGTTCATGATCTACAGCCTCGTCCGACGCGAGCTGCCCGACACCGTGCTGGTCAGCGTCACACACCGCACCACCGTCCACCGGCACCACAACACCCACCTCGAACTGCTCGGCGAGGGCGGGTGGCGGTTGGGCCGTGTCGACGAGACCGAGCCGGCCGGGGTGTAG
- a CDS encoding acyl-CoA dehydrogenase family protein codes for MAWDFSTEPEFQKKLDWVKQFCEDKVEPLDHVFPYAVRSPDPVVKSYVRELQQEVKDQGLWAIFLDRDLGGPGFGQLKLGLLNEIIGRYAGAPHMFGASAPDTGNMEMLAAYGTDEQKERWLVPLLNQDLFSAYSMTEPQGGSDPSLFKTHAVRDGDEWVINGEKWFTSAGRVADILFVMCTNGMFVVPRSTPGVEIMPEPRNHNHIVYRDVRVPLDHLLGPEDGAKVLAQRRLGGGRIHHAMRTIAQCNLAFDMMCERALSRQSHGKLISEHQMVQEKIAESYAMIKMLRLFVLETAWKIDHTSTQEARTEIAAVKFTMAKVLRDVSFNALHILGSLGTTDLTPIQAMYAGAPTMGIADGVDEVHKATVARRVLRDYHPHEGNFPTEFIPYKREEARRKMEPVLAARPDLAASAEAYQKYFERHR; via the coding sequence ATGGCATGGGATTTCAGCACTGAACCGGAGTTCCAGAAGAAGCTCGATTGGGTCAAGCAGTTCTGTGAGGACAAGGTCGAGCCGCTCGACCACGTCTTCCCGTACGCGGTGCGCTCACCCGATCCGGTGGTGAAGTCCTATGTCCGCGAGTTGCAACAGGAGGTCAAGGATCAGGGTCTGTGGGCCATTTTCCTGGACCGGGACCTCGGCGGCCCCGGCTTCGGGCAGCTCAAGCTCGGCCTGCTGAACGAGATCATCGGACGATATGCCGGGGCGCCGCACATGTTCGGAGCGTCGGCTCCTGATACCGGCAACATGGAGATGCTCGCCGCCTACGGCACCGACGAACAAAAAGAACGCTGGCTGGTTCCACTGCTCAACCAGGACCTGTTCTCGGCGTACTCGATGACCGAACCGCAGGGCGGTAGCGACCCCAGTCTGTTCAAGACGCACGCCGTGCGGGACGGCGATGAGTGGGTGATCAACGGCGAGAAGTGGTTCACCTCAGCGGGACGGGTCGCCGACATTCTGTTCGTGATGTGTACCAACGGCATGTTCGTGGTGCCGCGCTCGACGCCGGGTGTGGAGATCATGCCCGAGCCGCGAAACCACAACCACATCGTCTACCGCGACGTTCGGGTGCCGCTCGACCACTTGCTCGGCCCGGAGGACGGGGCAAAGGTATTGGCGCAGAGACGCCTTGGCGGCGGACGGATCCACCACGCCATGCGCACCATCGCTCAGTGCAACCTGGCGTTCGACATGATGTGCGAGCGGGCTCTCAGCCGGCAATCCCACGGCAAGCTGATATCCGAACATCAGATGGTGCAGGAGAAGATCGCCGAGTCCTACGCGATGATCAAGATGCTGCGGCTGTTCGTGCTGGAGACGGCGTGGAAGATCGACCACACCTCGACCCAGGAAGCACGCACCGAGATCGCCGCCGTCAAGTTCACCATGGCGAAGGTGCTGCGTGACGTGTCGTTCAATGCCCTGCACATTCTGGGTTCGCTTGGCACCACCGATCTCACGCCCATTCAGGCGATGTACGCAGGTGCCCCGACCATGGGCATCGCCGACGGCGTCGACGAGGTGCACAAGGCCACCGTGGCGCGCCGGGTGCTCCGGGATTACCACCCGCACGAGGGAAATTTCCCAACCGAGTTCATCCCGTACAAGCGCGAAGAAGCCCGTAGGAAGATGGAGCCCGTGCTGGCTGCCAGACCCGATCTGGCCGCTTCCGCCGAGGCTTACCAGAAGTATTTCGAACGCCACCGTTGA
- a CDS encoding zinc ribbon domain-containing protein produces the protein MSARPDVIDCPNCLGPARRTIAAPNLGRGGSTAMALQDATRASADHPAVTTGPLPAGRRQKVTTNPLHQKLPRP, from the coding sequence ATGAGCGCGCGTCCCGACGTGATCGACTGCCCGAACTGCCTGGGGCCGGCGCGCCGGACCATCGCGGCGCCGAACCTGGGCCGCGGTGGCTCGACCGCCATGGCGCTTCAGGACGCAACCCGCGCCAGCGCCGATCATCCGGCGGTCACCACCGGTCCGCTGCCGGCCGGCAGGCGGCAGAAGGTCACCACCAATCCGCTCCACCAGAAGTTGCCCCGCCCCTGA
- the fmdA gene encoding formamidase, producing the protein MPEVVFPLDSTKKFTDQEKLGHNRWHPDIPAAVTVKQGDSFRVHCREWFDGAIVNDDSADDILNAPLTTVHVLSGPIAVEGAKPGDLLIVDILDVGPIPQEDSGPLAGQGWGYTGIFPKLNGGGFLTDQFPDAYKAIWDFSGQKATSRHVPHVEFTGIVHPGLMGTAPSTGLLAKWNTREAALIATDPDRVPPLALPPEPRDAILGGLTGDAFTKAAGEAARTAPPRENGGNQDIKNLTKGSRVFYPVYVDGANLSVGDLHFSQGDGEITFCGAIEMGGFIDLRVDVIPGGMETYGVSENAIFMPGNTDPQYSEWLAFSGTSVTLDGEQRYLDSHLSYQRACLHAIDYLTKFGYSPEQAYLLLGAAPIEGRLSGVVDIPNACATVYIPTAIFDFPVAPSTTGPVKIDPGMGAPHSSFN; encoded by the coding sequence ATGCCTGAAGTTGTGTTCCCACTCGACTCGACCAAGAAGTTCACCGATCAGGAGAAGCTGGGCCACAACCGGTGGCACCCCGACATCCCGGCCGCGGTGACGGTCAAGCAGGGGGACTCATTCCGGGTGCACTGTCGCGAGTGGTTCGACGGGGCGATCGTCAACGATGATTCGGCCGACGACATCCTCAACGCACCACTGACCACGGTGCACGTGCTCTCCGGCCCGATCGCCGTCGAGGGCGCCAAACCGGGCGACCTGCTGATCGTCGACATCCTCGACGTCGGCCCCATCCCGCAAGAGGATTCCGGGCCGCTGGCCGGCCAGGGCTGGGGCTACACCGGCATCTTCCCCAAGCTCAACGGCGGCGGATTCCTCACCGATCAGTTCCCCGACGCCTACAAGGCCATCTGGGACTTCTCCGGGCAGAAGGCCACCTCACGCCACGTGCCGCACGTCGAGTTCACCGGCATCGTCCACCCCGGGCTGATGGGCACCGCACCCTCGACCGGCCTGCTGGCGAAGTGGAACACCCGCGAGGCCGCGCTGATCGCCACCGACCCCGACCGGGTGCCGCCGCTGGCCCTGCCGCCCGAGCCACGCGATGCGATCCTCGGTGGGCTGACCGGCGACGCGTTCACCAAGGCTGCCGGCGAGGCCGCCCGCACCGCGCCTCCGCGGGAGAACGGCGGCAACCAGGACATCAAGAACCTGACCAAGGGCAGCCGGGTGTTCTATCCGGTGTACGTCGACGGGGCCAACCTCTCGGTCGGCGACCTGCACTTCTCCCAGGGCGACGGTGAGATCACCTTCTGCGGTGCCATCGAGATGGGCGGATTCATCGACCTGCGCGTCGATGTGATCCCCGGCGGCATGGAGACCTACGGTGTGAGCGAGAACGCAATTTTCATGCCCGGCAACACCGATCCGCAGTACTCCGAATGGCTGGCCTTCTCCGGCACTTCGGTCACCCTCGACGGTGAGCAGCGCTACCTCGACTCGCACTTGTCCTACCAGCGGGCCTGCCTGCATGCGATCGACTACCTGACCAAGTTCGGTTACAGCCCCGAGCAGGCTTATCTGCTGTTGGGTGCCGCGCCCATCGAAGGCCGCCTGTCCGGTGTCGTCGATATCCCGAATGCCTGTGCGACGGTGTACATCCCGACGGCGATCTTCGATTTCCCGGTCGCGCCGTCGACCACCGGACCGGTGAAGATCGACCCGGGTATGGGGGCCCCGCACTCGTCGTTCAACTGA
- a CDS encoding sensor domain-containing protein — protein MRFANTVITIAAACALAAGCGQSTEQAVEKTSARPMITSFPPTPLRQKTLPRLLLSAEQINAAMAAGGMAVTGTASQMSDDSATMAPRECLAVDGAAQAPVYADSGFTHEQEVSLSEPDVLAHYAKQSVVRFADAEQAKAFYNSSVQQWPACKHYTHTQTGTLWDVGPISVKDGVLSTVATQSNARAGHRQQQHRGGCQYLQCQPGRFRCQDRQADLRTDRCTAYRFVGVRRRSAPRHRALGVFSLADCAAGARQEPMPDDQGITRGGLYGMGFQH, from the coding sequence ATGCGCTTTGCGAACACCGTGATCACCATTGCCGCTGCTTGCGCCCTCGCCGCGGGCTGCGGTCAGTCAACGGAACAAGCGGTCGAGAAAACGTCGGCCAGGCCGATGATCACATCGTTTCCTCCGACGCCGCTGAGACAGAAAACCCTGCCCCGATTGCTGCTTTCGGCCGAACAGATCAATGCGGCAATGGCCGCCGGGGGAATGGCTGTCACGGGTACCGCGTCTCAAATGTCCGATGACAGCGCGACGATGGCGCCCCGTGAGTGCCTCGCAGTCGACGGCGCCGCGCAGGCGCCCGTGTATGCCGACAGTGGATTCACCCACGAGCAAGAGGTGTCGCTGAGCGAGCCGGACGTCCTCGCTCACTACGCCAAGCAGTCTGTGGTTCGCTTCGCCGACGCCGAACAGGCCAAGGCCTTCTACAACTCCTCGGTGCAGCAATGGCCCGCGTGCAAGCACTACACCCACACGCAGACCGGCACTCTGTGGGATGTGGGGCCCATCTCGGTCAAGGACGGCGTGCTGAGCACGGTGGCGACCCAGTCCAACGCCCGGGCGGGTCACCGCCAACAACAACATCGTGGTGGATGTCAATACCTGCAGTGCCAACCCGGCCGATTCCGCTGTCAAGATCGTCAAGCAGATCTCCGCACGGATCGATGCACCGCCTATCGTTTCGTAGGTGTCCGCCGTCGGTCCGCGCCTCGTCACCGGGCTCTCGGAGTCTTTTCCCTCGCGGACTGTGCGGCGGGTGCTAGACAGGAGCCCATGCCTGACGACCAGGGCATCACTCGAGGAGGCCTGTATGGCATGGGATTTCAGCACTGA